The following are encoded together in the Pleurocapsa sp. FMAR1 genome:
- a CDS encoding M48 family metallopeptidase: MKFLNFYLIILNILIFPTITLADSATDSKIDQTNTINLVKSESNDPKTAANDTSTEDLKEQESEPEPQQQTSTEDAEIDNTEANTSTEKSEPETTDEDRPTEDESEAKDKVKKPTPEEIARLKKLAKADKLYLAGNKAAAVKLYREAKEVWPIEKERATENKQVATFDDPEQLSPAGQVFWRNYQQGKEQGLETKVISSLKLLTTREPQFISGHIRYAEVLKQYEREEESLQVLNRAVNLYPNEPKLLKAKMNEDIAEDKWLDASITARQFALFNPNLPEAEEFGQLADQYLAKYQSNLRSSITWNAIGNAIAGTVGFALTGNLFGPLSALQTSSLLLKGESAVGESSVKQIKKQLPLLEDKQATQYVNEIGQKVAAASGRDEFTYGFYLVMDNQLNAFALPGGKVFVNAGAIMNTDSEAELAGLLAHEISHAALSHGFQLAAKGNLTANIISYVPYVGNTATSLIVLNYSRGMEKQADLFGTRTLVNAGYAADGVRNLMAKLDKVNHDEENSEPPAWLSTHPNSKQRIEYMEELIVDNNLNRYAYEGVARHQKIKKLVTVEWQEYEKCAKDINTIKEAKKCAGNVEPEESKDKPQANEETDEKKVENSN; the protein is encoded by the coding sequence ATGAAATTTCTAAACTTTTACTTAATAATTTTAAATATTTTAATTTTTCCGACGATTACTTTGGCAGACTCTGCCACAGACAGCAAGATCGATCAGACAAATACAATTAACCTAGTAAAATCAGAGTCAAATGATCCTAAGACTGCTGCCAATGATACGTCAACAGAAGATTTAAAAGAGCAAGAATCAGAGCCTGAACCTCAGCAACAAACATCAACCGAAGATGCTGAAATAGACAATACCGAAGCAAATACTTCAACAGAAAAGTCAGAGCCAGAAACTACTGATGAAGATAGACCGACAGAAGACGAGTCAGAAGCCAAGGATAAAGTCAAAAAACCAACTCCAGAAGAAATTGCGCGCTTAAAAAAATTAGCTAAAGCAGATAAGCTATATCTGGCAGGAAATAAAGCTGCTGCTGTCAAACTATATCGCGAGGCTAAAGAAGTCTGGCCAATTGAGAAGGAAAGAGCCACAGAAAATAAACAAGTGGCAACTTTTGACGATCCTGAGCAATTAAGCCCCGCAGGTCAAGTATTTTGGCGCAACTATCAACAAGGAAAAGAACAAGGGCTAGAAACTAAAGTTATTAGTTCACTAAAGCTGTTAACTACCAGAGAGCCTCAATTTATTTCTGGTCATATTCGCTATGCAGAGGTACTAAAACAATACGAACGAGAAGAAGAATCTCTGCAAGTTTTAAATCGGGCGGTTAATCTTTATCCTAATGAACCAAAGTTGCTCAAAGCCAAAATGAATGAGGATATTGCTGAAGATAAATGGCTTGATGCCTCAATTACGGCGCGTCAGTTTGCCTTATTTAATCCTAATTTACCCGAAGCAGAAGAATTTGGTCAATTAGCCGATCAATATTTAGCTAAGTATCAAAGCAATTTACGCTCTTCAATTACTTGGAATGCTATCGGCAATGCGATCGCTGGTACAGTTGGTTTTGCTCTAACGGGTAATTTATTTGGTCCTCTTTCTGCCTTACAAACTAGCTCTTTGTTGCTAAAAGGAGAGTCGGCGGTAGGAGAAAGTTCCGTTAAACAAATTAAAAAACAGCTACCTCTGCTCGAAGATAAACAAGCGACTCAATATGTAAATGAAATTGGTCAAAAAGTTGCTGCTGCATCTGGAAGAGATGAATTTACCTATGGATTTTATTTGGTTATGGATAATCAACTTAATGCCTTTGCTTTACCTGGAGGAAAAGTATTTGTTAATGCAGGAGCAATTATGAACACTGATTCTGAGGCTGAATTAGCTGGCTTGTTGGCACACGAAATTTCTCATGCTGCTTTATCTCATGGCTTCCAATTAGCTGCCAAAGGGAATTTGACCGCCAATATTATCAGCTACGTCCCCTATGTGGGCAATACTGCCACTAGCTTAATCGTCCTTAACTACAGCCGAGGGATGGAAAAACAAGCAGATCTCTTTGGCACCAGAACCTTAGTCAACGCTGGCTATGCAGCAGATGGAGTCAGGAATTTGATGGCAAAACTCGATAAAGTTAATCACGATGAAGAAAATTCAGAGCCTCCTGCTTGGCTATCAACCCATCCCAACAGCAAACAAAGGATTGAGTATATGGAAGAATTGATTGTGGATAACAATCTTAATCGTTACGCTTACGAAGGAGTAGCTCGACACCAAAAAATTAAAAAGCTCGTAACTGTTGAGTGGCAAGAGTACGAAAAATGTGCCAAGGATATCAACACTATTAAAGAAGCTAAGAAATGTGCAGGAAATGTAGAGCCAGAAGAATCTAAAGACAAACCCCAGGCTAATGAAGAAACAGACGAAAAAAAAGTTGAAAATAGCAATTAG